Part of the Stegostoma tigrinum isolate sSteTig4 chromosome 43, sSteTig4.hap1, whole genome shotgun sequence genome, CATTcgctgatagaatttgaatctgggccTTTTAGGCAGAatgtagggacattatcactccatctgtgtggaggataaaatcttccagaatactttaaaataatgtggacttttctgatgaaagtggatgaaagttaaagcccaaatttgcagagcttaatgtccaagggattggggtgcaggtaagttcGTGTCTCCAATGATAAAAAAAAGTCTCCCTTACTGAGGTttggatggagattctcagtttactgagagttgtttccagctggctagtttcagcgattcattgccaaaatgattaataacaaaaattactcgacagaacaaacatttctatcattaccattaaacaaaaGAGATGCTACtatttatgctcacttgtccaggaggatgtacaacacactttcagcagtggCATATCTGTTGTAAAAGTCTCACAGAACTGAtgttaaatcaacctgttcactcTGATGAcagaccgaggggccaagtagcctGATCCTGCACCTATGTTCCACCCCTTCTCTCATTTCCCTCCCCAATACACATGCGCTCTCTTACTCTTTCTCTTCCGTCTCTTTGCTTCCTCTCCATTTtgctcacccctctctctcatgGTCGCTTGGTATCATGCACTCTCCATCTACCCCTTCTCCTGTGCTGACTTTCTCTTGTCCCAATCTCTCCTGTTCTTGTCTTGATTGtaacctctctcactctcttccctcccccaactcaAACTCATGCTCTTGTGTTTCACGCTTTCTCTtgcctgcctctctctttcaTCCTCTTACTTCcttgcccccccaccaccttttTCAGTTACCCCTTCTCTCTCACCTCATGTCTCCAACTCTTGCTTCACTGTCACTATTGCCTCACCCCTCGCAATCTTACCTCTCCTTTTCCTGACTCTCTCCTGTCTTGCCACACCTCTTCACTTCCACTCAATATCCACTCAACTATTTCTCAACCCCACCATACCCTCTCTCATCCTGGCTGCCCTGTTTACTCTGtgatcctttctctctctctcagccccagattctcaatttctctctaccctcttttctttctgtctgtctctttcatCACCTCTGCCCCTTCGCCCATAAAGACTGCAACCCTGTGTAGGTCCAAACCAGGTGTCAGGTTGCCTTCCCTGATGGACATGAGTAAAACTGTTTGATTTCTACAATAATCCAACAGTTTTCATTTTTTAATCCTTCCTGGTGGCAACCCCACAAATTACCagattcacagagtcatacagcacagaaacagaccctgtggcccaacttgtccatgccgaccagatatcctaaattaatctagtcccatttgccagcatttggcccctatccctgtaaacacttcctattcacgtacccatccagatgccttttaaatgtagtcatTCTACAGTctctaccagttcctctggcagctcagtccatacatATGCCACCATCTGCGTGAAAAGTTgcttcttaggtcccttttaaatcttgcccgtctcaccttaaacctataccctctagttctgtactcccataccctgggaaaaagaccttgattattcaccctatcaatgcccctggtggttttataaacctctataaggtcacctctcagcacCCAACGCTCTAGGGAAATAGCCTCAGCCGATTCAGcgtctccctattgctcaaacctcCAAACGcgacaatatccttgtaaatcttctctaaacctttttaagtttaacaacatctttcctgtagcagggaggccagaattgaatgcagtattccaaaattggcccaaccaatgtcctgtacagttgcaacatgatatTGCAACTCTTATATTTGATACACTGACTAATAAAGTCAAACACCTTCCCCACTTTCCTGTCTACCCATGATTCATCTTCAAGTAACTATGTACTTGCAGTCGATGGTCTCAGTCCAGCAactctcctcaggaccttaccagtaagtgtacaagtcctgcccaatttgcctttccaaaatgcagcacctcacattcatctaaattcaaCTTCATTTGCCGCTCTTTAGTCCATCGGCCCATCTGTTCAAGGACCCCTTATACTCAGAGGtaagcttcttcactgtctgcaacACCTCCAATCTTCATTTAGCTCAATTTCACAACCTGCCTTTGAATCTTTGCAGGACTACTCTTGCTGTCTGTTTTCCGTTTCAAATCAATTTCACAGGTCTTTAGAAAGGAGGATTTGCGGTCAGGAGACTGAAAATAAACATATCGTCAGGATCCAACAGAACTGCCCAATTGACTTGAAAGTCGTGAGATTTTGAACAGCGCCGTTCACTCTGCAGAGCAGCCGTACCTGTAATCTGTGTGGGCGAGTTTTCAGTCAATCACCTGGCCTCAACACACACAAGCTCAGTCAAGTCGAGGgaagactgtggaaatgtgaagGTAGTGGGAAAGGATTCAGGTCATTGACGAAGCTGGGAACTCACAGGCTTGGTGACGCCGAGGAGACACTTTTCACCTGttccgagtgtgggaagggattcgcCCGGCCATCCGTTCTGCATGgacaccagcgggttcacaccgaggagaggccttttaaatgcccagattgCGGGAAGTGCTACAAAAGTTCCGGGGAGCTGATGTGCCATCAATGTGTTCACACCggcgagagaccttttaaatgcccggACTGCGGGAGGTGCTTTATAAGTTCCACCAATCTGGCATCCCATCGACGTGTTCACTCTGAAGAGAGGCCTTTCAAGCGCCCgcactgtgggaagtgctttaaaagTTCCAGGGAGCTGATGTCCCACCAGTGGATCCACACCGAGGAGAGGCCGTTCCGGTGCTCCTGCTCCAGCACGGGGTTCAGGTGGTCGTCGGCAGTCACTGAGCACCAGTGCATTCACGCTGGGGAGAGGCCCTTCTCCTGCACCGAGTGCGGGAAGAGGTTCATTCGTTCGTCTGCCCTACTGAGGCACCAGAGAGTTCACACTGCGGAGAGACCGTTCACGTTTCTGGACTGCTGGACTGTCTCCAAAAGCCCCTGGGGACTCACGTCTCAAAGCATTCAATCTGAGGAGAGAATGTTGAGGTGCTCCGACTGCGGGACTAAATTCAGATCATCGtcctgacattttttaaaaattattccttcataggatgagggcatggctggccaggcagcatttattgcccaccccagagggcagttaaaagtcaaccacattgctgtgggtctataGTCATgcgtaggccagaccatgtaaggatagcagtttccttccctaaggaatattagtgaaccagataggttcttccaacaatcgacaatggattcacagtcatcgttcGACTTTGAATTCTGGATTCCAACAAAATTAttcaattcagatttcaccatcacCCCATCAtcccatagtgggattcaaacccgggactcattacctaggtctctggattaatagtctagtgataataccactaagcaaTCGACCCCCTACTCTAGAgtgcgcgcgcacgcacgcacacacacacgtccatgctgatcataatcccaagtCAAACTGCTtgcacctgcctgctcctgggcccacgtccctccaaacatttcttgttcatgtacttatccaaatgtcttttcaacattgtaactgtccccacatccaccacttcctctcgaagttcattccacacatgaatcacactcttgtgtttaaaaaaaactgcatcatttctttttttaaatctttctcctctcactgtaaaAGTGTGTCCCCtggccttgaaatcctccaccctcggaaaaagacacgtgccattcacctaatctatgatcctcatgattttattaacctctataaggtcctaTCCTCCAGtggaagaagtcccagcctctccagcctttccttataacacaaaccctgTATTCctggccacatcctggtaaatctcttctgaaccctctccagcttaataagaCCTTTCTTAAaacagagcaaccagaactgcagaaagcgctccagaagagacctcaccagtTGTGttgtacaacctcaatgtaacggcccagctcctacactcaaagctgtgagcaatgaaggccaacatgctaaaTGCTTAACTATccagtctacatgtgatgcaaacatcAAAGAATTATATCCCTGCACCCTTCAGTCTGTCTTTTCTACATCACTACCCGGGGCActgccattaattgtgtaagtcctgcccctTGTTTGATTTCCCAAAAATGCTATACCTCGCATTTGTACAAATTAaactcatctgccactcctcagcccattgacccaattaatcaagatccctttgcaatcttagaCAACTTTCTTCGCTCTCtactatactaccaattttggtgtcatctgcaaacttagtaactgtgctttctatattctcatttaattcatttatataaatgacaaagaaaaatgGACCgagtgctgatccctgtggaaaactgctggtcacaggcctatATAGGTCCAACATgtcctccctgctcttataatttatgccatgactgataagtGCAAGGGACCTGTTTTCCTCCTCCCTGCCCtatgtcctgccaccttcagggatcttgatctgtggacaagcacccgaagatccctctgagcttcctagtgtcctgccattcattgtggAGTCCCTTAGCTTGTTCTTTCATCTCCCACTTTTGAATCCTTGATTTTATTAACTCATCCTCGGGGGAACATTCCCGGGGAGCGGGGGGTTGAATCTCTGAAATTCCTTCCTTAAATCACTCGATGACTCCTCTGCCTTTCTCCTGActgagtcataaagcatggaaacagaccggttgatccaactcgtccatgccgaccatgatcccaaactaggctagccccacctgcctgcgcttggcccatatccttcagaacatttcctattcatggattTATCCAAATACCTTTTGAATATTGTAGCTATGCCTGcacccaccatttcctctggaagttcattgcgCACACAAACCACTCTATATGCTCACGTCcattttttgaaaatttcttttgggaaaaaaaagcctcagcctatccagtctatctTTATAATTTCCAGCAATGTCCTTACTCCCTCGGTCACTCACAGCCTCCCCACCCTTTCTGTCTCCTGCTAATAAACCAGCTGTGAAGGGGCTCAGATCTTTACATCATACAGATGGGGAGCAGGTAGACGTTCCTGTCGGGGCTGCAGCCCCAGGCTTGTGCTCAACAGCACTTATTAAAAAAAGTTTCATTCAACTTCGTTTGCATGAAAAGTTGCTGCTGTCTCAAGGTGGTCATTTTGTACAAAGTGCATGGACAGCAGAGCGCCCTCTTCTGCTCGATGATTCTACCCTGTGGTTCTGTGATATCTTGTTGAACGACCCTCGAATCTGAAGTGGAGGTCATCTAGTCCGCCTTGGCCCCGTTTAAAGAGAAATTCAGGGAATTGCCACCCCCTGGCCCTTCCCACGTCGCCTCGGACGAGCCTGCTGCTGTCTCTGTGAAACACAAGCTCTTGTCACCCTTGGGCGGAAACCGTGGAGACGTGGCGACTGCGGGAAGGGATTCGATTCGTGTGTGGAGTGTGCTCATGCTGGGCAGGGGCCATTCTTTCCGAGgcgtgggaagggattcacttcgTCATCCAGCTTCCGGACACACCAGGCAGCTCATcctggagaaagagagggaggacTGAACCGCTCAGAGTTTGACAGTGACGATCGCTTTACAAGCCCGTTCCTGTTGAAATACTCAATTTCCTAAACTGTTGGGTCCCTAACCCCTTGTGGGAGGAGAACACTATTTGAAGTTGCTGCTGCTGTAGAGCTTGGACTGATGCCTGACAgctgtgtggtccctttaaatcctcaatttgtttttttttattgatggGAGTGACCCAGTAGACTGCTCTCTGAGGCCTGATGGTTGTGCCGTGCAAAGGAAGTTGTTTATTTCTTTTGTAGAAGCGATGTCTTTGATACGCAGTGTCATAACGTATTCTTAATCACGACTCTGTAACATCAGTACCT contains:
- the LOC125448906 gene encoding zinc finger protein 235-like, yielding MTHKVLEKNSQCCFRQILCISWKERRANISTLRGTKNPSYKAMIIETNSAGPATCWECPTLKANLAHPAQGRPSDERTKEAIQRLPSRNATEGARTQWRSKSNPEPSRMRIAPSIFKMAAVLPELIPGKDPLPHKWGSFRLLFEFRSVYNPSQFPRSGSSAPSAVPHPHRLQETIKTAPLTLSSRTCNLCGRVFSQSPGLNTHKLSQVEGRLWKCEGSGKGFRSLTKLGTHRLGDAEETLFTCSECGKGFARPSVLHGHQRVHTEERPFKCPDCGKCYKSSGELMCHQCVHTGERPFKCPDCGRCFISSTNLASHRRVHSEERPFKRPHCGKCFKSSRELMSHQWIHTEERPFRCSCSSTGFRWSSAVTEHQCIHAGERPFSCTECGKRFIRSSALLRHQRVHTAERPFTFLDCWTVSKSPWGLTSQSIQSEERMLREIQGIATPWPFPRRLGRACCCLCETQALVTLGRKPWRRGDCGKGFDSCVECAHAGQGPFFPRRGKGFTSSSSFRTHQAAHPGEREGGLNRSEFDSDDRFTSPFLLKYSIS